In the Triticum aestivum cultivar Chinese Spring chromosome 2B, IWGSC CS RefSeq v2.1, whole genome shotgun sequence genome, ACGCAGTGAAACAGGAAAAGAAATATCCATAGCTGTTGCCAACTAGCTAGACTTGAATTTGGAACAACTAATAGATGAGGATTTGAGATTTCAAACGTACGCTGTCTGCACCAATGTCTGATTTGTCGGGTCCTCAATTAACGGCTTAGCAGTGCCAAAGTCTGCTATCTTAGGTTCCAATGTGTCATTCAGAAGTATATTGCCTGGTTTTAGATCCCTGTGAATGACTCCCTCGCCGTGAAGCCATTCCAGACCTACGGCGATCCCACGAATTATCTTTACTCTTTGCGCCCAATTCAGCAAGGAGCGGAGGCTGCTATCTTCTCCTGACAGTTGCTAATAGGCGTGTGAGGCATAAAAACAGATAGGAATAGCAAGTTGAGTCTTACGCGTTTCTACATGTAATGCATGATAAATTAGATGGAATGCAATGCAGTGATTACCAAATATGTAGAGATTCAAACTTCTGTTCCTCATGAACTCGTAGACAAGTATGCACTCAGCTTTTTCTTGGCAATAACAGAGAAGCTTAACAAGATTGGCATGTGTGAACCTTGACATCAGTACTATTTCCCTTGCATAATCCCCCTTGACTTTCTCGCTAAGACTATCTTGTTTGAGCCTCTTTACAGCAACCGTTCCATAACCATCTAGCTCCCCCTGGTGATTGTACAATGAAGTGTTATGATGTAGATTCCACGGATATACTGAAGGGTGCAGTTGGGATGACTGAAACTCTGAATTCAAACTCTTTGTGTGTACTGTGTAGTCAATGCGTGACAAGTTGTCAGTTCATACTATGTACAAGAAATAATTAACACCTTGTAGATGACACTAAATCCGCCTTTGCCAATGATATTTGCTTCGGAGAAATTTCCTGTAGCCTGTACTACAGCAGGAAGACCAACTGCAGGGAAGGACGTCGTGAGTAACGCAAGATTCGGAGGATGACTATCAGGAGCGACATTGTCTacaacccttgaagcattgtctaAAACCCTTGGAGGATTGTCTACTGCAAAAAAAATTGGCTTGTCAGGTTGTTTCTATCCTTCTTCGCAATGCTACGACCAATGTGTCTATATAGTTGAGATTTTACCTAATATTCTTTCTCTGCTCCATCGTCTCCTCCAGGGGGAAAACCAGAAAGCAACGAGAGCCAGAATAATAATGACCAGGGGCACTGTTACACCAATAACAATCCCAGTAGGAAACGACTTGGGTGGCTGCGGTTCACCTGTGACAGTTCTGCATTGTTGCTTCGGCGAAAATGTGCTGCATTATATTGCGCATGTAGGTAAGAACAATCCAGCAAACGGCAAGACCAGAGAGGAGGGTAAACCAGATTTAATCATGCACATTGTTAGTGGAGGTATGTGTCAGTTCAGTTTGTGCAACAACCTATCTAGTGCGGTATGGGGCATGATACGAAACTTGAACCTCGAAATGTGTACCGGGGTGGAGGGAGTACCATTTATGGCATGTTTACTTGCTTTTAACTGCTTCTGTAAAACTACTCCTTTTACTTATTACACAAATTGTCACCCCCAAAATGAAAGTTATATGTTTTCTCATACTACTTGTGTGATGTTCAGGTTTATATATGTTCCACACACCTCAAATATACCTTGTTTATATTCGCTTGTATGATTCACACTGAACCTGTCGTTTTCCTCATTTCCTATACGGAATGAAGCGTTTCATGGGTCAATTGTTTATATAAAAAAAAGAGACCAGAAGGAACTAGCCCGTATGGAAATTTATAGAGAAGAAACAACCAGGCACACACCCTGCGGAGCCTGGGGCTCGAACGCGGGTGGTGGGCTGGGCGCGCACCCAGCCGCACGCCACTAGCAAACTCGTCAACGCCCATTAGGTCTGTTGTCTATGAAAACAGCATCATGCAAGTTCAAAATTACCGCCGATCCATGCTTAACATCTTTAGAATTGACAGCCTTAGTTGCTACAGTACACACCAAATTAAATATATTAAGTTAAATGCTGGAGTTCTATATGATCTTTATTTAAAATTAATATCTCCAATTTCAAAGCTAGATGGGTGGAGATCATACGTGAGGAAGGAGGTGACATCCATGTTGTGCACTTGTGCTTCTCAAGAGCACCCCTAAGTTAGCAGCACCCGGAATCTTATTTGAAAGAGAGTGGACTTTCTAAACCTTGAACGGAAAGGTAAACGAGACAACTTTTTTGAGAAACCGAGCCAAAGACTGCCTTTTTGAGGAAGCGAACTACATGGTTGGCTTTTGTAAGGGCAACAAACCAAATAAATGGCATTGCTAATTGTCTTAAAGGTAAACAATACCTCTGCAAAAAAAGGTGTAGTAGGTTACCTAATTCTGTCTTGGCTAATCTCAGATACAGGCTTTGCCCCCCATCTACAAGCCGGAGGTCCATGAGGTCCTCTCTCCAGATGATGCAGCCTGTTCCAGTGCCTCCTCCTTTGAGATCCAATGGAGCATACGCCAGACAAGAACAGTTGGCCAGGCACCTCGTCCTGCACTCCTCCAACGTGATGCTAGCATCCACTGATGCGTTGTGCGTATCAGGAAGCTTCACTCCCTGCATCACAACAAAACCATCCGTGGTGGATATTCCATTACCACAGTCCAATGTCACATTTCGGCGGCAACCGTTGGAGGTGTCCCTCATCTTCCATTGCATGGGAGATGCTGGGCTGAACCCCCTGACGCAGCTGCAGAACGACGTCGACGGTGCACTGGCGTTGCACAGTCCAAATGCCCCACACCTGCCGTACTGGTCGCAGATATCCCTCGGCCCTTGGAAGAAGATCTTCCATGCTCGACTGCTCGTGTCCCATACCAGACGTCGGAATAGTCCGTCGTCAGTCAGAACTAGACGTGAGAAGGGCGTTCCAGCCTTGGCGACATAGCCGTAGGTTATCTCGCTTGGGCTGCTCGTCAATCGGTAGATGAACATGTCAGAATACGTGCCCATCTCCGTGACACCACTGAACCATAGGCCGTTCCACGGTCCCGTGCGGTAAATCCTTTTGCCACCATCCAACATCACATTTTGTGGTACGCCCTCCGTGTCAGTGATGTAGCGAAAATTCCCTGTGGCAGGGTCGTCAGCTGAACGCCATGACGTGAGGTACCACTCTTCCCCGGTCCATAGGTTCTTGCCAATCTTCATGCCGGGCAGCAATGTGTTTGACGGGTGGTCAAACGACTGCCACGTGATGGCACCGCTGGCGTTCCCATCTCTTGAGACTAGGTTGCCAGACTCGAGCAGCTGCACCGTCGTTGAGGCAGTGCCTGTCGTGTTTGAAGACCACACGACCTGGCCGGAGCTATCAATTAAAAGAAGGCTTCCCGTGTCACTGATCACCAGCGCCCCGCGAGCGTCAGTGAGAGGATGGTCTCTGTTAGCTACCCAACAGATGGCGTCCTCATCCACGGAGAACCAAATCCCAAGGTATCGCTTGCCTAGCACCCCAGGAGGGAAGAAACCCAGGGTGAATGACCCACCAGCTGAGACAAGGGTCTCACCGTCGGTGATGTTGCGGCCCTTGTCGAGGATGTCAGATACAGGATTCGCGGCAGAGGCTGTGGAAACAAGGAGGAACGGAACGACGATAAGCAGGAGGCTCTGGAGGTGTGGCTCATTCTTCGACCACATGATGGCTGGTGTTTCTTGTCCCGGGATCTGGGGAAAAAGACTACTCGAACAAGGTAGCTAGGCTAACCGCCGGTCTACATATACCCGGCCTTATACATTTTTCGTGTGTTTGGATGTGGCTGGCCTAATTTGGTGCTTGAATCATCCGAAGGGGCAGTGACAGAATTATGCACTTGTAGAAGATAAACATTATCCAGTGGCTGGTCTTGGGTAGGAAGTAAGGACGGCGCCTTGTCACGGCAATTTTTAATCCTTGATTGACATCAACCGCGTCTACATTGAATGGTTCTTGCAAGGCTGCTGGAAGAAACTTCAAGGAACTTGTTCACCAACCGATTGGTTGACCATATAAAATTTGATTAAGAAATAAGATTTAACAACCCCCCTTTTTGATTAAAAAAAGCCAACTCCAGCGAGAAACTTGCCGGGCAAGAAATTTTTGAGCGTCAGCACTGACAGATTCTTCAGTACATTCGTACCAAGCATGTCGACAAGACGAGGTGTCAAGGTGAACGACACGATGTGAGGTACCGCTCGCTTCATGCCAGGAGACATGGTGTTCTGTTTGATCAACAGATCACCGAACGACTGGCAACAACTGATTCCGTTTGCTGCATTTTGTATGACCTTTCAGATGAAAATATCGGTACACCAGCTACAAGCAAAGTCGGAGGTTTGAATATGTCCTGATCCGGTCTCCTCCCTAGATGGAAGGCCGTGTTGAGCTTACCGCTTACAGAGAACAGCACTTTAGATGCAATTTGTGGCTCGCAATTTCGAAATCTTAGCAAGGCTGGTAAGAACTTCCAGATCTAGCCTGTTGACCAGTTCATTGGTTTAGCCTTTGAGCGGCGCTGGCATCGACAGATTCTCCAGCACACTCGAATAGATAGTGTTCTTTCAACAGTTCAAACCAATAATGCTTCATACTCTAGTTTTTTTCACACGATAGTGGAGATAAAATATGACATACCGTGTGGATCACTGCATCCGGAACTTGGGGTGGATTCCCTGAACGTCTGACGCCGAAGATGCATCCGGAGATTGGGCTTGAAAGCGTCGACGTCCGTCAGGCAATGGGATACCTGCCACCACCTCCGACGCCAGTCACACCCTGTTGGCACGGCGGGACGCCACTGGGAGGACGCGGAGGCCCGGGAAGGACCAGTTGGTTGCCGTGGGGAATTGGGGGCAGCAGAGGAGGCCGGCGAGTGGCGGCCGCCGCCCCCAAATCCCGTCGAGGACGCCGCGCCGTCCCCGCAGTGCCAGCTCCCCGTACGTGTCGATGAAGATGGCGCTGGTGGGGCTGGCCGCGCGCCGGTGGTGGGTGGCCCGTCGCCGCCACCATTGGCCGCCCTGGCAAATCCTGCACTCCTATTTCCTCCCGCCGCGAAACGAAGTAGCCCAAGAAACTAGGGGAGTAGCACATCGAGTTGGTCGGCGGAGGGCGGTGGCCGTCGTTCCTCACCGCCGCCGGCGAATGGGCACTGATGTTGTGCGGCTTGTGCCGCTGTCTGGCCGCACGTGCGACTGGAGGACTGGGGAAGAAGCGGGCTGACGGGGCCGAAAGGGCTTTGGTGGACTGAGTCCAGCCCATATCCCAATAAAAAAGCGCAGTACTGTGTGAGCTCCTGTTCTGCAGTACAAGTTtaaattttttaatacatggtcaacatttttttatacacatttaacatttttcaaatacaagtttaacatgtTTTGGATCCATGGTCAACATATTTTTTATATtcttttaacatttttcaaatacaagtttaacattttttgaacACTTGTTCAACATTGTTTTCGAATTCTTGGATTAACATCTTATAAATATATggtctacattttttgtatacatatttTCACGTTGTATTTTTTGGTATACACATTAAtcattttaaatgcttgattaacatttttttgaatGTTTTATGTAAAGTATTTTTTGTAATATAGAATATCCGAAAATATAAGTAaagtaaaataaaacaaaaacaaaaacatggTGACGCCTTGGCAATGGCCTTCCTCCTCCAACAGCCTGCGGTCAAGGTCGTGCTGGTTCGGAGCGAAGCTTCCTCCGGCTACTCCGGTTGTGCAGTACGTTGAGCACGGCAGCGTCGGTGATAGATAAGGGCTACGTTGCACCGATACGGCGATACGAGTATGACGATACGGGATACGGCAATTTTTAGAAACAACAATATGCGATACggcgagtatatatatatatatatatatatatatatatgccatggAACTCCCTGCAATGCCATGTTGTACTTCTATCTCCTTTCCTAGCAATAGACAGCAGCAACGACAACATCAACAAGTAATAATTTTATATCACAAACATCAACAAGCGGCAAGCACACATGGAAAGCCAGCAAGCAGCCAGACATACATCAGATCCAAATTAgtatagtagtactactactactacctaaTGAGAGAGTCCACTACTACGGTCTATGGAAGCCAGCAAGCAGCCAAGCATGCATTAAGATCAAGCACACATCAGTACATCACTGGGGGCCATAGTTGTATGGTAGGGGCTCGGGGTAATTGATGTTTACCTTGTGAGTTGCGACGGCAGTGG is a window encoding:
- the LOC123046918 gene encoding receptor-like serine/threonine-protein kinase SD1-8 translates to MWSKNEPHLQSLLLIVVPFLLVSTASAANPVSDILDKGRNITDGETLVSAGGSFTLGFFPPGVLGKRYLGIWFSVDEDAICWVANRDHPLTDARGALVISDTGSLLLIDSSGQVVWSSNTTGTASTTVQLLESGNLVSRDGNASGAITWQSFDHPSNTLLPGMKIGKNLWTGEEWYLTSWRSADDPATGNFRYITDTEGVPQNVMLDGGKRIYRTGPWNGLWFSGVTEMGTYSDMFIYRLTSSPSEITYGYVAKAGTPFSRLVLTDDGLFRRLVWDTSSRAWKIFFQGPRDICDQYGRCGAFGLCNASAPSTSFCSCVRGFSPASPMQWKMRDTSNGCRRNVTLDCGNGISTTDGFVVMQGVKLPDTHNASVDASITLEECRTRCLANCSCLAYAPLDLKGGGTGTGCIIWREDLMDLRLVDGGQSLYLRLAKTELGEPQPPKSFPTGIVIGVTVPLVIIILALVAFWFSPWRRRWSRERILVDNPPRVLDNASRVVDNVAPDSHPPNLALLTTSFPAVGLPAVVQATGNFSEANIIGKGGFSVIYKGELDGYGTVAVKRLKQDSLSEKVKGDYAREIVLMSRFTHANLVKLLCYCQEKAECILVYEFMRNRSLNLYIFGEDSSLRSLLNWAQRVKIIRGIAVGLEWLHGEGVIHRDLKPGNILLNDTLEPKIADFGTAKPLIEDPTNQTLVQTAGYVAPEYAGEGTLTYKCDAYSFGVVLLEILGGKRKKDEPTFLPQVWESWKQCEIGELLDPQVGEPEAEAFSVLARCIHIGLLCVQHLPEQRPAMPEVVAMLTNTGVQLPMPSKPTANIGAGLQAQPISDDTPGPSRTR